In the genome of Candidatus Dependentiae bacterium, the window AAGTAAAAGCAGTATGGGCCTTGGCGGACTTGGTGGCAGTGCACAAATGCTGTTTGGCGGTTCAGGCGGACAAGATCTCTTTCAACAAGTAACCTGGGTTATGATAGCCTTATTCATGGCGGGTTCATTAATGCTTACTATTATGTCTTCATCAAAAAAAAGCGCTATGCCTTCTTACAAAACCCAAAGCGCTCCTGTTCAACCGACAGAACCTATAGAGTAACCTCCTAGCCAAACATAAAATGAACGCATAAAAAAGAGGAGCCTTGTGGTTATAGAATTTGTAAATGCCCTAGGGCAAATGGTTTTGAATCTTTGCGATGACTTAGGAAGCTTTGTCATATTCCTAGCCAAAGCAATCAAAACACTCTTTACCACACGGCTCAAAATGTCAAAGCTGTTCTTTCAAATGAACAGTATTGGCGTGGATTCATTTATGATTATTGTTCTTACCGGATCATTTGCAGGCATGGTATTTGCCTTGCAAAGTTATATTGGATTTCAACGTGTCGGCGGCGAACAATTTATTGGATCGGTCGTTGCTCTAGGTATGATTCGAGAACTTGGACCTGTGCTCACCGGCCTCATGGTTGCTGGCCGTGCTGGATCTGCCATCGCTGCAGAAATTGGCACCATGCGTATTACCGAACAACTCGATGCTCTAACAACACTCCGTATCAACAGCTTTCAATATTTAGTAGTGCCGCGCATATTGGGTGGCACTATTATTTTACCCTTCCTGACTACCTTTGCGATGATCTTTGGTATTGGTGGCGGCTATGTTGTATGTGTGCATGTCCTTGGCTTAAGTCCCGAGGATTACATGACCAGCATAAAAAACTATGTTACATACGAAGACATCACCGGTGGCCTGACAAAAGCAGCGGCCTTTGGCTTTATTCTTTCATGGGTTGGATCCTATAAAGGATACCATACCGAGGGTGGCGCACGCGGCGTTGGCATAGCAACCACTCAAAGCGTTGTGACCAGTTCTATTTTAATTTTGATTTCAAATTACTTCCTGACCAAAATGTTAGAACATCTCTAGGACCATGGGTATATAATGCCAAGCATTAAAATCATCGATTTAAAAAAACAGTTCGGCACCAAATGGGTTACCAACGGGGTCAATCTAGAGATTCCAGAGGGAAAGATGACCATTATTGTTGGCCGTTCTGGTGAAGGCAAATCAGTACTGCTCAAGCAAGTTATTGGCCTTCTTAAACCAACCAGTGGTGAAATTCTCATCGATGGCGTCGATATCACAAAACTATCCGAAAAAGAAATGTCCAAGCAATTTGCACAATTTGGGTATGTATTCCAATTTGCTGCACTTCTGGATTCATTAAACGTCTTTGAAAACGTCGGCATTACGCTTCTGGAAAATGGCGTGAATCCAGATGATGTCATGCCCATCGTCAGAGAAAAATTGGGGCTTGTCCATTTAGAAGAAGACACACTCACGAAATACCCATCAGAACTCTCTGGTGGTATGAGAAAGCGTGTTGGTCTTGCCCGCACCTTGGTCACCAATCCAAAAATAATTTTATACGATGAACCAACAACAGGCCTTGACCCGATCACCTCACGAGTTATTCATGAACTCATGAATGATATGCAACACAAGCTCAATATCACTTCAGTAATTATTTCCCACGATATTGAAATTTTTAAATACGCAGATTACGTTGCTCTGCTTCACGAAGGAACTATTAAATTTTTTGGCGATGCAAAAACCGTTTGGGAATCAGAAAATCCATACATCTACCAATTCATTAGAGGACTCGCTGTTGGCCCTATTCAAACAGAAATTCCGCACGGAAAAGATAAGTTCTAATTTTTATTTTTTTATTGTCGCAAGCATTTCATGATAAAGCTTATGCACATATTCAGCGCGTTTTGATATAAGTGGGTGATGCATGTCATGTGGATTATCTTTTTGAGATGAGAAAAATTGAACCAATGCCAATGCAGTTCTAGGACTATTGAGCGCTGCCAACTTATCAGCACGTTCTTCTTGAAATCGTGCAAATTCGGCTATGTACGACTCAGATCTCTTCGGATCTTTAACCGTGTAAGTCAACATCGATCGCAACAAAACTTTTGTATAACAATCATTGTGCAATAAATGCTGTATTTCGTGATGCACAAAAGCGTTAAACATATTTCGGTCGTGCAAATGCTCCTTGATAAATTTCTCATTTATAGCAAAAACAGTCTGCCCAACACACACCTTCAGATGAGTTGCCTTGTCAATCTGTTGCATGCCAACAGCAAGAGGATGTATGCCATAATTCTCTAAAAGAGTTCTCACTCTGTCTACGCCGGCCTTCCATATCAAGTTAGTATAGAGAGCATTCGACTCTAGCACTCCCTTCTGTTCCATGCATCTAAAATTGCGCTGATTAATACTCTTAAGACGATCAAAATCACTAACAGAAGCGCCATTAATCTTTAATAAGACACTCATAAGTTCGCGCTCTTTATGTGCAAGCTCAGTAATATTTTTTTGCGCTACCAGAGCCCATGGTTTTTTGGTTGTTAACATTGCACAAAAATTCTTACGTTCTTGTTCAAAGGGAGCCTTATAGTTCCCCTGAGGAGCGTTTGAAAACTGCCGCATCAATTGAACCCTTTTTGCTGCTTGCGTAGCAAGGGTCTGTTGAGCTATAGATTTAAAGCTCATGCCATGAACAGACGAAGCAAAAGATATATACAATAGGGGAAAAATTATTTTTTTAGCCATAAGACTTCCAATTTTCCATTAGGTTATTTCTTTGATTTATTTTTTTCTATCGCTGCAACCATTTCTTGATGCAATTTTTTAAGATACTGAGCACGCTCTGAATCTAATGGATGGGTATTATCGCTCTTTCTTGATGGAATCCGACTAACGCCCGTTTGATATAGAGTCCATTGGAGCCACGATAACTTGGCTACGAACTCAGATTTATTCCGTTGATCTCTTTGAGAGAACATATCTGATAAAGATTTGGCGTACTTCGGATCTAATAACCCAGCCAAAATATCTGCACGTTTTTCTTGAAATCTACTTAATCGGTTGCTGAATAACTCTCCATATACTCTATCAATATTGTGAGTCTCCAGCAGTGCTAAAAGAATTACTTTCTTTATAGTATCATCATGCAAAAGATGCTGAATTTCATGACAGGCTGCAGCCTCAAATGAATGAGCAATATTAAAATCAGTGTGCATCATCACAGGATCAATAAATATTGTTTTGTTTGCCGAGTGTGCAACCATTGGTGAACCATCATTCTCTTCTGGTACTATTTTGATTTCATCAGGGCTAATATTACAATCCATTAAAAGTTTTTGAATACTTGATACGCGCTTTTTCCACACCAACAAATCCTGTTCGCTCATATTTTCTTCATCTTTACATTCTCTGGATTTCAATTCTCCCCTTTCAACAATTCCGCAACAATCTTCTTCATACCGCGACCATTCAGCAGGAGTAATTCTCGTATTCTTAAATAACTCATCCATTAATGATTGTTCTTCTTTTTTGAGCCGCTCAATACGTTCTTTTGCAACTTCACCCCAAAGAGTCTTTCCAAGATCTTCAGAACATTGATTTCGCGCTTGCTCAAAAGGCAATTCATACAACTTAACAGATTCTTGTTCTTCTTTGTCTTCACAGTGAGCAACTGAAGCAGTTGCTATAGTGCCTAACGCGCCAAGGGCCATTGCAAGATAAGGATTGAAATATCGCTTTTGCTTTTGATCTTTATCTTGATTTTTTCGTTGGTCTTGTAATGCATGAATCACATTCGAAACATTTTGATTTACACACGCAACTTGATTTATCTGAGGGATCGAAGAGGTAAAGCGTCCTGGCCTGAACGATGGCAAAGTCTTGGTGGCTATCGCCAAGGTGGGCATACATTTTGCAGATTGCGTCAACGAATGTGACAACGGCCGCACTATACTGGCCGCAGCTAATCTGCTTGCCAATTGCCCTAAAAATCGTGATGACATACCCTGCATTGGCAGGATTGAACATGTCAGCGAAAATAGAACTACATACTTTATTTGTTTAAACATAAAACCTCCAAATCATTTTTAAGAAATTATAACACCCATTGATTGAACTATTTCTTGATGCACTACCTTTAAATAAGCATCACGCTCTGCATGTGATGGATGCATACTATTAACTTGATTAACAAAATCATGATACTCATCCATTGATGCAAGAAGATCATTCGATATATCTAACGCATACTGAGGATGCACTAAACTTGCTAAAATATCTGCACGTGTTTCTTGAAATTTACATA includes:
- the secG gene encoding preprotein translocase subunit SecG, which gives rise to MLYGLLVSLFIFLCILLILVILLQKSKSSMGLGGLGGSAQMLFGGSGGQDLFQQVTWVMIALFMAGSLMLTIMSSSKKSAMPSYKTQSAPVQPTEPIE
- a CDS encoding ABC transporter permease, which translates into the protein MVIEFVNALGQMVLNLCDDLGSFVIFLAKAIKTLFTTRLKMSKLFFQMNSIGVDSFMIIVLTGSFAGMVFALQSYIGFQRVGGEQFIGSVVALGMIRELGPVLTGLMVAGRAGSAIAAEIGTMRITEQLDALTTLRINSFQYLVVPRILGGTIILPFLTTFAMIFGIGGGYVVCVHVLGLSPEDYMTSIKNYVTYEDITGGLTKAAAFGFILSWVGSYKGYHTEGGARGVGIATTQSVVTSSILILISNYFLTKMLEHL
- a CDS encoding ATP-binding cassette domain-containing protein, giving the protein MPSIKIIDLKKQFGTKWVTNGVNLEIPEGKMTIIVGRSGEGKSVLLKQVIGLLKPTSGEILIDGVDITKLSEKEMSKQFAQFGYVFQFAALLDSLNVFENVGITLLENGVNPDDVMPIVREKLGLVHLEEDTLTKYPSELSGGMRKRVGLARTLVTNPKIILYDEPTTGLDPITSRVIHELMNDMQHKLNITSVIISHDIEIFKYADYVALLHEGTIKFFGDAKTVWESENPYIYQFIRGLAVGPIQTEIPHGKDKF